The following proteins come from a genomic window of Methylorubrum populi:
- a CDS encoding GCG_CRPN prefix-to-repeats domain-containing protein, translating to MRLRIAAALLSLGTLASTATVAEARDGCGPGFHRGWSGWCKPNWRPYAYRPVYYARPVVVGYGWGRPWGWRHAGWHRPWGWHRNRGWRHAGWHHAGWHHRW from the coding sequence ATGCGATTGAGAATTGCCGCCGCGCTCCTCTCCCTCGGCACGCTCGCTAGCACGGCGACCGTGGCGGAAGCCCGCGATGGATGTGGTCCCGGCTTCCACCGCGGCTGGTCGGGCTGGTGCAAGCCGAACTGGCGGCCCTATGCCTATCGTCCGGTCTACTACGCGCGGCCGGTGGTCGTGGGTTACGGCTGGGGCCGTCCCTGGGGCTGGCGCCATGCCGGCTGGCACCGTCCGTGGGGTTGGCACCGAAACCGGGGCTGGCGTCACGCGGGTTGGCATCACGCCGGTTGGCACCATCGCTGGTAA
- a CDS encoding tRNA1(Val) (adenine(37)-N6)-methyltransferase encodes MRTEPDAILGGRLILRQPPRGAHRAGSDAVLLARLLIPAPGATLYDLGAATGAVGLVSARLSEVGRVVLVERDPDLAALARENASANGLDDRVAVIEADLLVSGTQRRAAGLQPDSADIVLTNPPFFEEGAHRPSPIPQKAAAHTFAAGGLDLWLRTCSDLLRPGGRLGMIHRADALPACLDALRGRFGDCAVRPVHGRAERPAIRVLIAAVKGSRAPLRLLPPLVLQDEAGRFTPEAEALHRGDPWPPP; translated from the coding sequence GTGCGGACTGAGCCCGATGCCATTCTCGGCGGTCGCCTGATCCTGCGGCAGCCGCCCCGCGGCGCCCACCGCGCCGGCAGCGACGCGGTGCTGCTCGCCCGCCTGCTCATCCCTGCGCCCGGCGCCACGCTCTACGATCTCGGCGCGGCCACGGGGGCGGTGGGGCTGGTATCGGCGCGGCTGTCCGAGGTCGGCCGCGTCGTGCTGGTCGAGCGCGACCCGGACCTCGCCGCCCTCGCCCGGGAGAATGCGTCGGCGAACGGGCTCGACGACCGTGTCGCGGTGATCGAGGCGGATCTCCTGGTGTCGGGAACGCAGCGCCGGGCGGCGGGCCTGCAGCCGGACAGTGCCGATATCGTGCTGACCAATCCGCCCTTCTTCGAGGAGGGTGCGCACCGACCCTCCCCCATCCCGCAGAAGGCCGCGGCGCACACCTTCGCGGCCGGTGGGCTCGACCTGTGGCTGAGAACCTGTTCCGACCTGCTGCGCCCCGGTGGGCGGCTCGGCATGATCCACCGGGCCGACGCCCTGCCCGCCTGCCTCGACGCCCTGCGCGGGCGCTTCGGCGACTGCGCCGTCCGCCCCGTTCACGGGCGGGCGGAGCGGCCGGCGATCCGCGTGCTGATCGCGGCGGTGAAGGGCAGCCGCGCCCCGCTGCGCCTGTTGCCGCCCCTGGTGCTTCAGGACGAGGCTGGGCGCTTCACCCCGGAAGCCGAGGCGCTGCATCGCGGTGATCCCTGGCCACCGCCATGA
- a CDS encoding 4-(cytidine 5'-diphospho)-2-C-methyl-D-erythritol kinase — protein MSRLTTRAPAKINLTLHVLGRRPGDGYHALESLVAFAEVADTLELVPGPDLTLDVSGPTAGPAGPLDDNLVLRAARHLAAGVEGLRFGAFRLHKQLPVAAGIGGGSSDAAAALRLLTELNDLSLDHPAVIAAARATGADVPVCLDPRARMMRGAGEEIGPVLDLAALPAVLVNPGVPVATAPVFKALGLAVGQRLDGPEHPSVGHGLDAEAVLGAIAPARNDLEAPALTVAPVIGEALALLRAQGGCRLVRMSGSGATVFAIFSDDGSAQAAARAVRAAQPGWWVEPTRLA, from the coding sequence GTGTCCCGCCTCACCACCCGTGCTCCGGCCAAGATCAACCTGACCCTGCACGTTCTCGGCCGCCGGCCGGGGGACGGCTACCACGCGCTGGAAAGCCTCGTCGCCTTCGCCGAGGTGGCCGACACGCTCGAACTGGTGCCGGGTCCCGACCTCACGCTCGACGTCTCCGGTCCCACCGCCGGACCGGCGGGGCCGCTCGACGACAACCTCGTTCTTCGCGCTGCCCGCCACCTGGCTGCGGGGGTTGAGGGCCTGCGGTTCGGCGCCTTCCGCCTGCACAAGCAGCTGCCCGTGGCCGCCGGGATCGGCGGCGGCTCGTCGGATGCGGCGGCGGCCCTGCGTTTGCTCACGGAACTGAACGACCTCTCCCTCGACCATCCTGCCGTGATCGCAGCAGCCCGCGCCACGGGCGCCGACGTGCCGGTCTGCCTCGATCCCAGGGCGCGGATGATGCGCGGCGCGGGCGAGGAGATCGGGCCGGTGCTCGACCTCGCAGCCCTGCCGGCGGTCCTGGTCAATCCCGGCGTTCCGGTCGCGACGGCGCCGGTCTTCAAGGCGCTCGGCCTCGCCGTGGGCCAGCGCCTCGACGGGCCGGAGCATCCTTCGGTCGGCCATGGCCTCGACGCGGAGGCCGTGCTCGGCGCCATCGCGCCCGCCCGCAACGATCTGGAGGCCCCGGCCCTCACCGTCGCTCCCGTGATCGGCGAGGCGCTCGCGCTGCTGCGGGCGCAGGGTGGATGCCGGCTCGTGCGGATGTCGGGCTCCGGCGCGACCGTCTTCGCGATCTTCTCCGACGATGGGTCGGCGCAGGCCGCCGCGCGCGCGGTCCGCGCCGCGCAGCCGGGCTGGTGGGTCGAGCCGACGCGCCTCGCCTGA
- a CDS encoding polyprenyl synthetase family protein — MGVVVTLDEGRSDPEASLTDLVGLVAAGMERVNATILSRTGSDVAMIPEVANHLIASGGKRLRPILTLACADLCGYGADDPEADGAVKLAAAVEFMHTATLLHDDVVDESDMRRGRVAARIKWGNEASVLVGDFLLGQAFRMMVEVGSLRALDILSAAATVIAEGEVMQLTAAKNIETSEDEYLAVIRGKTAELFAAACEVGPVLSQRPEPEQAACRAYGMNLGIAFQLVDDVLDYGGTSAALGKNVGDDFREGKITLPIVLALRRGTDEERAFWRRTLEREDLGEGDLQQALSILRRHRALDDTIERARHYGDQARAALAPFPNGPMKAALLQVVDFCIARAH; from the coding sequence TTGGGCGTCGTCGTTACCCTCGATGAAGGCCGCTCCGATCCGGAGGCCAGCCTCACGGACCTCGTCGGCCTCGTCGCCGCTGGCATGGAGCGGGTGAACGCGACCATCCTGTCGCGCACGGGCTCCGACGTGGCGATGATCCCCGAGGTCGCCAACCACCTGATCGCCTCGGGCGGAAAGCGCCTGCGCCCGATCCTGACGCTGGCCTGCGCCGACCTGTGCGGCTACGGCGCGGACGATCCGGAGGCGGACGGCGCCGTGAAGCTCGCCGCCGCGGTCGAGTTCATGCACACCGCGACTCTTCTGCACGACGATGTTGTGGACGAGAGCGACATGCGCCGCGGCCGGGTGGCCGCCCGCATCAAGTGGGGCAACGAGGCGAGCGTGCTCGTCGGCGACTTCCTGCTGGGCCAAGCCTTCCGCATGATGGTCGAGGTAGGCTCGCTTCGCGCCCTCGACATCCTGTCGGCGGCGGCCACCGTCATCGCCGAGGGCGAGGTGATGCAGCTCACCGCCGCCAAGAACATCGAGACGAGCGAGGACGAATACCTCGCCGTCATCCGCGGCAAGACCGCGGAACTGTTCGCCGCGGCCTGCGAGGTCGGGCCCGTGCTCAGCCAGCGGCCGGAGCCGGAGCAGGCGGCCTGCCGCGCCTACGGCATGAATCTCGGCATCGCCTTCCAGCTCGTCGACGACGTGCTCGATTACGGCGGCACCAGCGCCGCGCTCGGCAAGAACGTCGGCGACGATTTCCGCGAGGGCAAGATCACCCTGCCGATCGTGCTGGCGCTGCGCCGCGGTACGGACGAGGAGCGCGCCTTCTGGCGCCGCACCCTCGAACGGGAGGATCTGGGGGAGGGCGACCTTCAGCAGGCGCTGTCGATCCTGCGCCGCCACCGCGCCCTGGACGACACGATCGAGCGCGCCCGCCATTACGGCGATCAGGCCCGCGCAGCTTTGGCTCCGTTCCCGAACGGGCCGATGAAGGCCGCCCTGCTGCAGGTGGTCGATTTCTGCATCGCCCGGGCGCACTGA
- a CDS encoding S49 family peptidase → MPLTVPTWLRFLLPRRFRKPPARVAVVRLSGVIGTVSPLRPGLSIGTVAASLERAFTMPGLSAVALVINSPGGSPVQSHLIHRRIRALAAEKELKVFAFVEDAAASGGYMIACAADEIVADPASLVGSIGVVSAGFGFDRLIERIGVERRVHTQGEAKAMLDPFRPENPQDVARLKDIQADVQALFTSLVRERRPKLDASRDLFTGAVWTGRQGLELGLVDALGDLRGTLRARYGDKVELRLVAETRGSWLARLLRRAGPGQTVAGLPDALIAAVEERAAWARLGL, encoded by the coding sequence ATGCCGCTGACCGTCCCGACCTGGTTGCGCTTCCTCCTGCCCCGCCGTTTCCGCAAGCCTCCCGCGCGGGTCGCGGTGGTGCGCTTGAGCGGCGTGATCGGCACCGTCTCGCCGCTCCGGCCGGGTCTCTCCATCGGAACGGTGGCGGCGAGCCTGGAGCGCGCCTTCACCATGCCGGGTCTCTCGGCGGTGGCGCTCGTCATCAACTCGCCCGGCGGCTCGCCGGTGCAGTCCCACCTGATCCATCGGCGCATCCGGGCGCTCGCGGCGGAGAAGGAGCTCAAGGTCTTCGCTTTCGTGGAGGATGCCGCGGCCTCGGGCGGTTACATGATCGCCTGTGCCGCCGACGAGATCGTCGCGGATCCCGCTTCGCTCGTCGGCTCCATCGGGGTGGTCTCGGCCGGTTTCGGCTTCGACCGGCTGATCGAGCGCATCGGCGTCGAGCGACGGGTCCACACCCAGGGCGAAGCCAAGGCGATGCTCGATCCCTTCAGGCCGGAAAACCCGCAGGACGTCGCCCGGCTGAAAGACATCCAGGCCGATGTGCAGGCCCTGTTCACCAGCCTCGTGCGCGAGCGCCGGCCCAAGCTCGACGCGAGCCGCGACCTGTTCACCGGCGCGGTCTGGACCGGGCGGCAGGGCCTCGAACTCGGCCTCGTCGATGCGCTCGGCGACCTGCGCGGCACGCTGCGCGCCCGCTACGGCGACAAGGTCGAACTGCGGCTCGTGGCCGAGACCCGGGGCTCCTGGCTCGCCCGCTTGCTGCGTCGCGCCGGTCCCGGCCAGACGGTCGCCGGACTTCCCGACGCGCTGATCGCGGCTGTGGAGGAGCGCGCCGCCTGGGCGCGTTTGGGATTGTAG
- a CDS encoding LLM class flavin-dependent oxidoreductase produces the protein MSEPRKQLHLGAFMRPIGIHTAWWRYPGGFPDANFNLDHLVRFARTLEAAKFDAFFMADHLAVMNMPMEALKRSATVTSFDPLTLLPALAMVTERIGLIATASTTYNEPYHVARKFASLDHISKGRAGWNLVTSGNPDEALNFGRDAHLDHATRYARAREFFEVVTGLWDSWADDAFVRDVEQGLFFDPAKLRTLDHRGEFLKVKGPLNVARPVQGWPVIVQAGASEAGRQIAAETAEMVFGSASSLEAGQKFYADVKGRMAAAGRSRDALKILPGAFVVVGGTEEEAKAKKARLDALVPVESGLANLSVRLGTDASGFDLDAPLPEIPETNASKSGQAQIVDYARRTGATVRELARRVGGYGGLTFVGTPEQIADRMGEWLVGEACDGFNVMFPFVPEGLDDFCAGVVPELQRRGLFRTAYEGTTLRDHLGLERPGNRFFEAR, from the coding sequence TTGAGCGAGCCTCGGAAACAACTTCATCTCGGCGCTTTCATGCGCCCGATCGGCATCCACACCGCGTGGTGGCGCTATCCCGGCGGCTTTCCGGACGCGAACTTCAACCTCGACCACCTCGTGCGCTTCGCCCGCACCCTGGAGGCGGCCAAGTTCGACGCCTTCTTCATGGCCGACCATCTGGCGGTGATGAATATGCCGATGGAGGCGCTGAAGCGCTCGGCCACCGTCACCTCCTTCGATCCGCTGACGCTGCTGCCGGCGCTCGCCATGGTGACGGAGCGGATCGGGCTGATCGCCACCGCCTCGACCACCTACAACGAGCCCTACCATGTGGCCCGCAAGTTCGCCTCGCTCGACCATATCTCGAAGGGCCGCGCCGGCTGGAACCTCGTCACCTCCGGCAACCCGGACGAGGCGCTGAATTTCGGCCGCGACGCGCATCTCGACCACGCCACGCGCTACGCCCGCGCCCGCGAGTTTTTCGAAGTTGTCACCGGCCTGTGGGACTCTTGGGCCGACGACGCCTTCGTCCGCGACGTCGAGCAGGGGCTGTTCTTCGATCCCGCCAAGCTCCGCACTCTGGACCACCGGGGCGAGTTCCTGAAGGTGAAGGGGCCGCTCAACGTCGCCCGCCCGGTCCAGGGCTGGCCGGTGATCGTCCAGGCGGGCGCTTCCGAGGCCGGGCGCCAGATCGCGGCGGAGACCGCCGAGATGGTGTTCGGCTCGGCCTCCTCGCTGGAGGCCGGCCAAAAATTCTACGCCGATGTGAAGGGCCGGATGGCGGCGGCGGGCCGGTCCCGCGACGCCCTAAAGATCCTGCCCGGCGCCTTCGTCGTGGTCGGCGGCACCGAGGAGGAGGCCAAGGCGAAGAAGGCGCGGCTCGACGCACTGGTGCCGGTCGAGAGCGGGCTCGCCAACCTCTCGGTCCGCCTCGGCACCGATGCGTCCGGCTTCGATCTCGACGCGCCGCTGCCCGAAATCCCGGAGACGAATGCCAGCAAGAGCGGTCAGGCCCAGATCGTCGACTATGCCCGCCGCACGGGTGCGACCGTGCGCGAATTGGCGCGCCGCGTCGGCGGCTATGGCGGGCTCACCTTCGTCGGCACACCGGAGCAGATCGCCGACCGGATGGGGGAATGGCTCGTGGGCGAGGCCTGCGACGGCTTCAACGTGATGTTCCCCTTCGTGCCGGAAGGGCTCGACGACTTCTGCGCCGGCGTGGTGCCGGAGCTGCAGCGGCGCGGCCTGTTCCGCACGGCGTACGAGGGAACGACCCTGCGCGACCATCTCGGCCTCGAACGGCCAGGCAACCGCTTCTTCGAGGCGCGATAG
- a CDS encoding tetratricopeptide repeat protein — protein MFGYATRRSATALALLLASTGLGTLPAAAMQPRESSPISEYEPAESLEGNFLSAYIAGASKDTAAAASFYREAVKGDPRNAELLERAFVSLLADGAMTDAFRAAERLATRESSNGLAQLALGVRQLKAGQYGPARQSFGRSGRGAAADLTGTLLTAWAYAGAGDGKRAYETLNRLRGERYFNVFRDYHAGLIASVIGDRAEAERKLKAAYDADRNTLRIVDGYARFEAGIGRTDLAIDAYSEFEKVMPRHPLVVDALDKLKAGKPLTPLISSAQEGAAEVLYGLGSAGSTQGDELPAVVYLRLALYLAPEHAVARLTLADTLDRMKQTERSNEAYAQIPASSPLKLNADIQIGLNLEQMGRGDEALQHLDTVLKAHPDNIDVISALGNVQRSRKKFTEATETYTRAINLIAPGKEANNWTLFYFRGTAYERAGEWQKAETDLKKALSLVPPTQPNAKAQVLNYLAYSWVDRNMNIDESFTMLKQAVDLSPRDGMIIDSLGWAYFRLGRWDDAVRELEKAVELKPGDPTINDHLGDAYWRTGRRLEGKFQWQHAKDLNPEPDDLVKINAKLKDGLPEPDKPTATAENPPTQDPAQAAPAPVAAPHNPENPELPKGAPAPSEPPGAADKKPGK, from the coding sequence ATGTTCGGATACGCCACCCGCCGGAGCGCCACCGCGCTCGCCCTGCTGCTCGCTTCGACCGGTCTCGGCACCCTGCCGGCCGCAGCCATGCAGCCCCGGGAATCCTCGCCGATCTCCGAGTACGAGCCGGCGGAATCGCTGGAAGGCAACTTCCTCTCGGCCTACATCGCCGGCGCCTCCAAGGACACGGCCGCCGCCGCGAGCTTCTACCGCGAGGCGGTGAAGGGCGACCCGCGCAACGCCGAGCTTCTGGAGCGCGCCTTCGTGTCGCTGCTGGCCGACGGCGCCATGACCGACGCCTTCCGCGCCGCCGAGCGGCTCGCCACCCGCGAGAGCTCGAACGGCCTCGCCCAGCTCGCGCTGGGCGTGCGCCAGCTCAAGGCCGGCCAGTACGGCCCCGCCCGCCAGAGCTTCGGCCGCAGCGGAAGGGGGGCGGCCGCCGACCTCACCGGGACGCTGCTGACGGCCTGGGCCTATGCCGGCGCGGGCGACGGCAAGCGCGCCTACGAGACGCTGAACCGCCTGCGCGGCGAGCGCTACTTCAACGTCTTCCGCGACTACCATGCCGGGCTGATCGCCTCGGTCATCGGCGACCGCGCCGAGGCGGAGCGCAAGCTGAAGGCGGCCTACGACGCCGACCGCAACACCCTGCGCATCGTCGACGGCTATGCCCGCTTCGAGGCCGGGATCGGCCGCACCGATCTCGCCATCGACGCCTACAGCGAGTTCGAGAAGGTGATGCCGCGCCATCCCCTCGTGGTGGACGCCCTCGACAAGCTCAAGGCCGGCAAGCCGCTCACCCCCTTGATCTCGTCGGCGCAGGAAGGTGCGGCCGAGGTGCTCTACGGTCTCGGCTCGGCCGGCTCGACGCAGGGCGACGAGCTTCCGGCTGTGGTCTACCTGCGGCTCGCCCTCTACCTCGCCCCCGAGCACGCCGTGGCCCGGCTGACCCTCGCCGACACGCTCGACCGCATGAAGCAGACCGAGCGTTCGAACGAAGCCTATGCGCAGATCCCGGCCTCCTCGCCGCTCAAGCTCAACGCCGACATCCAGATCGGCCTCAACCTCGAGCAGATGGGCCGGGGCGACGAGGCGCTCCAGCACCTCGACACCGTGCTCAAGGCGCATCCCGACAACATCGACGTGATCTCGGCGCTGGGCAACGTGCAGCGCTCGCGCAAGAAGTTCACCGAAGCGACCGAGACCTATACCCGCGCGATCAACCTGATCGCGCCGGGCAAAGAAGCCAATAACTGGACGTTGTTCTACTTCCGCGGAACCGCCTACGAACGGGCCGGCGAGTGGCAGAAGGCGGAGACCGACCTCAAGAAGGCGCTCAGCCTCGTGCCGCCGACCCAGCCGAACGCCAAGGCCCAGGTGCTCAACTACCTCGCCTATTCCTGGGTCGACCGGAACATGAACATCGACGAGAGCTTCACGATGCTGAAGCAGGCCGTCGACCTCTCGCCCCGCGACGGCATGATCATCGACAGCCTCGGCTGGGCCTATTTCCGCCTCGGCCGCTGGGACGACGCCGTGCGCGAACTGGAGAAGGCGGTCGAGCTGAAGCCGGGCGATCCCACCATCAACGACCATCTCGGCGACGCCTACTGGCGCACCGGCCGACGGCTGGAGGGCAAGTTCCAGTGGCAGCACGCCAAGGACCTGAACCCCGAGCCCGACGACCTCGTCAAGATCAACGCCAAGCTCAAGGACGGTCTGCCCGAGCCGGACAAGCCGACCGCCACCGCCGAAAACCCGCCGACGCAGGATCCGGCCCAAGCCGCCCCTGCCCCCGTGGCGGCGCCGCACAATCCCGAGAATCCGGAACTGCCGAAGGGCGCCCCCGCGCCGAGCGAGCCGCCGGGCGCGGCGGACAAGAAGCCGGGGAAGTAA
- a CDS encoding SPFH domain-containing protein codes for MAGASVTGDVPYRALNGWLALGLAIPCLALAALTFLGGGVLVLGRGSVGPVFLLVSVAALIAGIVLLAGLITLKPRQAAVLTLFGRYHGTIARDGFWWRNPLTAVAKVSLATEAQETKIITVNDLMGNPITIAAAAIWRVQDAARATFDVGSYHEFVSLQAEAALRNIASTRPYDHDEAENVGEEAGDAKRRLAEKATRVASLRADRDAIHADLIAELGQRVALAGVVVEDVRITHLAYAPEIAGAMLKRQQAGAIIAARRQIVEGAVAIVRDTIRRLEQPEDGHAGILFDDQGRASMAQNMLIMIVGDREATPVVSVGTKP; via the coding sequence ATGGCCGGAGCGAGCGTCACGGGGGACGTGCCCTATCGCGCCCTGAACGGCTGGCTGGCGCTCGGCCTCGCCATCCCCTGCCTCGCCCTGGCGGCCCTGACCTTTCTCGGCGGCGGCGTGCTGGTGCTTGGCCGCGGCAGCGTCGGCCCGGTCTTCCTGCTCGTCTCCGTGGCGGCGCTGATCGCCGGGATCGTACTGCTCGCTGGGCTGATCACCCTGAAACCCCGGCAGGCGGCGGTGCTGACCCTGTTCGGGCGCTATCACGGCACCATCGCCCGCGACGGCTTCTGGTGGCGCAACCCGCTCACCGCGGTGGCCAAGGTCTCGCTCGCCACCGAGGCGCAGGAGACCAAGATCATCACCGTCAACGACCTGATGGGCAATCCGATCACCATCGCGGCCGCCGCGATCTGGCGGGTGCAGGACGCCGCGCGCGCCACCTTCGACGTCGGCAGCTACCACGAATTCGTCTCGCTCCAGGCGGAGGCGGCCCTGCGCAACATCGCCTCGACCCGCCCCTACGACCACGACGAGGCGGAGAATGTCGGCGAGGAGGCCGGCGACGCCAAGCGCCGGCTCGCGGAGAAGGCGACTCGCGTCGCCTCGCTGCGGGCCGACCGCGATGCGATCCATGCCGACCTCATCGCGGAGCTGGGCCAGCGCGTGGCGCTGGCGGGCGTGGTGGTGGAGGACGTGCGGATCACGCATCTCGCCTATGCCCCGGAGATCGCCGGCGCGATGCTCAAGCGCCAGCAGGCCGGCGCCATCATCGCGGCCCGCCGCCAGATCGTGGAGGGCGCGGTCGCCATCGTGCGCGACACGATCCGCCGCCTGGAACAGCCGGAGGACGGTCATGCCGGCATCCTCTTCGACGACCAGGGCCGCGCCAGCATGGCGCAGAACATGCTGATCATGATCGTTGGGGATCGCGAGGCGACCCCGGTCGTGAGCGTCGGGACGAAGCCGTAG
- a CDS encoding DUF2007 domain-containing protein → MTELIRTNDIVLIGFARALLEEAGVPLFVADEHMSALEGSIGAFGRRLLVPDDHARQARRILTDAGLSAELRDER, encoded by the coding sequence GTGACGGAACTGATCCGCACCAACGACATCGTCCTGATCGGTTTCGCACGCGCGCTCCTGGAGGAGGCGGGCGTCCCGCTCTTCGTGGCCGACGAGCACATGAGCGCGCTGGAGGGATCGATCGGCGCGTTCGGCCGGCGCCTTCTGGTGCCCGACGATCATGCGCGACAGGCGCGTCGCATCCTGACCGATGCCGGACTGTCCGCCGAACTGCGCGACGAGCGCTGA
- a CDS encoding acyltransferase family protein, whose product MNEVYAFDLKRFWINRALRLLPLYYVVLAATLAAILVLPAETARFSAHWAGPNFHDLCLNLLLLPMMNWEHGFRLVMAAWSVAVEILMYAYLAFGFARRKSYATLLFAAAVALHALNILGGDGWHTRYFDPHSATLGFSIGVLIYFRRKERRPRVPTRAILPLLALWLANMVCGGWVLSDEYARVEGFYLNTVIGAALVAALSDCRPAAAVRVVDGYLGELAYPVFLCHWLAGFAVAMAFFAPDARGPGFALAAILASLALAVFMAPLNGRCIEPLRRKIRRGERVVTAPLSPEAGAQAAARA is encoded by the coding sequence TTGAATGAGGTCTACGCCTTTGACCTCAAGCGTTTCTGGATCAACCGGGCATTACGTCTCCTGCCGCTCTATTACGTCGTCCTGGCAGCGACGCTGGCAGCAATTCTCGTCCTGCCGGCCGAGACGGCTCGGTTCTCCGCTCATTGGGCGGGGCCGAACTTCCACGATCTCTGTCTCAACCTGCTCCTGCTGCCGATGATGAACTGGGAACACGGGTTCCGCCTCGTCATGGCGGCCTGGTCCGTCGCGGTCGAGATCCTGATGTACGCCTATCTCGCGTTCGGCTTCGCCCGCAGGAAGTCCTACGCCACCCTGTTGTTCGCGGCGGCCGTCGCGTTGCACGCCCTCAACATCCTGGGCGGAGACGGCTGGCACACCCGCTACTTCGACCCGCATTCCGCGACGCTTGGCTTCTCCATCGGAGTTCTGATCTACTTCCGGCGCAAGGAACGCCGGCCGAGGGTTCCGACCCGGGCAATCCTGCCGCTGCTGGCGCTCTGGCTCGCCAACATGGTCTGCGGCGGCTGGGTTCTCTCGGACGAGTACGCGCGCGTCGAGGGATTCTACCTCAACACCGTCATCGGTGCCGCGCTCGTCGCGGCCCTCTCGGATTGCAGGCCGGCGGCGGCGGTACGCGTCGTGGACGGGTATCTGGGCGAATTGGCATACCCGGTCTTCCTCTGCCACTGGCTGGCCGGGTTCGCCGTCGCGATGGCGTTCTTCGCCCCCGACGCGCGGGGACCGGGTTTCGCGCTCGCCGCGATCCTCGCCTCCCTCGCCCTCGCCGTCTTCATGGCGCCACTGAATGGGCGCTGCATCGAGCCCCTGCGCCGGAAGATCCGGCGCGGCGAGAGGGTGGTCACGGCGCCGCTGTCGCCCGAGGCCGGCGCGCAGGCCGCAGCCCGAGCCTAG
- a CDS encoding Rieske 2Fe-2S domain-containing protein: protein MAAGEIRIRLEDIPLGGMAEGKAGDEAVLFLRDGDGRRAFQAKCPHYGAPLAKGVLCGGRAVAACSIGRSAEFTTFLHLLGEARLPSPAELERGVDLTGLL, encoded by the coding sequence ATGGCGGCCGGCGAGATCAGGATCAGGCTCGAGGACATCCCGCTCGGCGGCATGGCGGAGGGGAAGGCCGGCGACGAGGCAGTCCTGTTCCTGCGGGACGGTGACGGCAGGCGCGCCTTCCAGGCGAAATGCCCGCATTACGGCGCGCCCCTCGCCAAGGGGGTGCTGTGCGGTGGCCGGGCGGTGGCGGCCTGCAGCATAGGCCGGAGCGCCGAGTTCACCACCTTCCTGCATCTGCTGGGCGAGGCACGCCTGCCCTCCCCGGCCGAGCTTGAGCGCGGCGTGGACTTGACCGGGCTGCTGTGA
- a CDS encoding DUF1348 family protein: MSRPPLPPFTDESAAQKARMAEDAWNSRDPERVALAYTPDSVWRNRAEFVKGREEIAAFLRRKWARELEYRLIKEVWAHQGNRIAVRFAYEWRDDSGQWFRSYGNENWEFDEAGLMRRRIASINDLPIAESDRKYRWPLGRRPDDHPSLSDLGL, encoded by the coding sequence ATGTCCCGTCCTCCGCTCCCGCCCTTCACCGACGAGTCGGCCGCGCAGAAGGCGCGCATGGCGGAAGATGCCTGGAACAGTCGCGACCCGGAGCGCGTCGCCCTCGCCTACACGCCCGACAGCGTCTGGCGGAACCGCGCCGAGTTCGTGAAGGGGCGCGAGGAGATCGCTGCCTTCCTGCGGCGCAAATGGGCCCGCGAGCTGGAATACCGGCTGATCAAGGAGGTTTGGGCGCATCAGGGCAACCGCATCGCCGTGCGCTTCGCCTACGAGTGGCGCGACGACAGCGGGCAGTGGTTCCGCTCCTACGGAAACGAGAACTGGGAGTTCGACGAGGCGGGCCTGATGCGCCGCCGGATCGCCTCCATCAACGACCTGCCGATCGCGGAATCCGACCGGAAGTATCGCTGGCCTCTCGGCCGCCGGCCGGACGACCATCCCTCCCTGAGCGATCTCGGGCTGTAG